One part of the Arabidopsis thaliana chromosome 1 sequence genome encodes these proteins:
- the CAT9 gene encoding cationic amino acid transporter 9, producing MGGHEGFSNQRLSSATWFSHFRASALRSKSLPPPSSQTAVRSTSGDSLVRRLGLFDLILLGVGASIGAGVFVVTGTVARDAGPGVTISFLLAGASCVLNALCYAELSSRFPAVVGGAYMYSYSAFNEITAFLVFVQLMLDYHIGAASISRSLASYAVALLELFPALKGSIPLWMGSGKELLGGLLSLNILAPILLALLTLVLCQGVRESSAVNSVMTATKVVIVLVVICAGAFEIDVANWSPFAPNGFKAVLTGATVVFFSYVGFDAVANSAEESKNPQRDLPIGIMGSLLVCISLYIGVCLVLTGMVPFSLLSEDAPLAEAFSSKGMKFVSILISIGAVAGLTTTLLVGLYVQSRLYLGLGRDGLLPSIFSRIHPTLHTPLHSQIWCGIVAGVLAGIFNVHSLSHILSVGTLTGYSVVAACVVALRLNDKKDRESSNRWTSSWQEGVICLVIIACSGFGAGVFYRFSASVIFILLSVGVAVVASAVLHYRQVSSLKYKP from the exons ATGGGAGGCCACGAAGGTTTCAGCAACCAACGCCTCTCCTCCGCCACATGGTTCTCTCATTTCCGTGCTTCAGCTCTCCGATCTAAATCACTGCCCCCTCCGTCCTCGCAGACTGCCGTTCGCTCCACCTCTGGCGACTCTCTGGTTCGTCGCCTCGGCCTTTTCGACCTCATACTGTTGGGCGTCGGCGCTTCCATCGGCGCCGGTGTCTTCGTCGTCACCGGAACCGTCGCTCGCGATGCTGGACCTG GAGTCACAATCAGCTTCTTGCTAGCTGGAGCATCGTGTGTGTTGAACGCTCTCTGTTATGCTGAACTTTCATCTCGTTTCCCTGCTGTTGTTGGTGGAGCTTACATGTACTCTTACTCAGCTTTCAATGAGATCACagcttttcttgttttcgtTCAACTCATGCTTGACTATCATATTGGCGCCGCTAGTATCTCCCGTAGCTTGGCCAGCTATGCTGTTGCTCTTCTTGAGCTTTTTCCAGCCCTCAAGGGCTCTATTCCTCTCTGGATGGGAAGCGGCAAAGAGCTCTTGGGAGGGCTTCtctctttgaatattttggcTCCCATTTTACTTGCTCTCTTGACCCTTGTTCTATGCCAAGGTGTGCGAGAATCTTCCGCTGTCAACTCCGTTATGACTGCTACTAAG GTCGTGATCGTTCTCGTTGTGATTTGTGCCGGTGCTTTTGAAATTGATGTAGCAAATTGGTCTCCTTTTGCGCCTAATGGTTTTAAAGCAGTTCTCACTGGAGCTACTGTTGTCTTCTTTTCATATGTTGGATTTGATGCAGTTGCTAATTCTGCTGAAGAATCGAAGAACCCTCAG CGCGATTTGCCAATCGGAATTATGGGGAGCCTTCTGGTTTGTATCTCGCTGTATATTGGCGTATGTTTGGTGCTCACCGGGATGGTCCCTTTTAGCCTCCTCAGCGAAGATGCTCCTTTAGCTGAAGCCTTTTCATCAAAGGGTATGAAGTTCGTCTCAATCTTAATCAGTATTGGTGCTGTTGCTGGACTCACAACTACTCTGCTTGTTGGTCTTTATGTTCAg TCCAGGTTATATCTGGGACTTGGAAGGGATGGTCTATTGCCTTCAATCTTTTCCAGAATACACCCAACTCTTCATACACCTCTTCATTCTCAAATCTGGTGCGGCATTGTAGCTGGCGTTTTAGCTGGCATATTTAATGTACATAGTCTTTCCCATATTCTGTCTGTTGGTACATTG ACTGGGTATTCAGTTGTTGCGGCTTGTGTTGTGGCATTGAGACTGAATGATAAAAAAGATAGAGAGTCGTCCAATAGATGGACATCAAGTTGGCAGGAAGGCGTCATTTGCCTTGTTATAATTGCATGCAGTGGTTTTGGTGCTGGCGTATTTTACCGTTTCAGTGCTTCAGTTATATTTATTCTCCTCTCAGTTGGTGTGGCAGTTGTTGCTTCAGCAGTTCTTCATTATCGCCAAGTAAGTAGCCTTAAGTATAAGCCTTAA
- the CAT9 gene encoding cationic amino acid transporter 9 translates to MGGHEGFSNQRLSSATWFSHFRASALRSKSLPPPSSQTAVRSTSGDSLVRRLGLFDLILLGVGASIGAGVFVVTGTVARDAGPGVTISFLLAGASCVLNALCYAELSSRFPAVVGGAYMYSYSAFNEITAFLVFVQLMLDYHIGAASISRSLASYAVALLELFPALKGSIPLWMGSGKELLGGLLSLNILAPILLALLTLVLCQGVRESSAVNSVMTATKVVIVLVVICAGAFEIDVANWSPFAPNGFKAVLTGATVVFFSYVGFDAVANSAEESKNPQRDLPIGIMGSLLVCISLYIGVCLVLTGMVPFSLLSEDAPLAEAFSSKGMKFVSILISIGAVAGLTTTLLVGLYVQSRLYLGLGRDGLLPSIFSRIHPTLHTPLHSQIWCGIVAGVLAGIFNVHSLSHILSVGTLTGYSVVAACVVALRLNDKKDRESSNRWTSSWQEGVICLVIIACSGFGAGVFYRFSASVIFILLSVGVAVVASAVLHYRQAYALPLGSGFSCPGVPIVPSVCIFFNIFLFAQVHAKN, encoded by the exons ATGGGAGGCCACGAAGGTTTCAGCAACCAACGCCTCTCCTCCGCCACATGGTTCTCTCATTTCCGTGCTTCAGCTCTCCGATCTAAATCACTGCCCCCTCCGTCCTCGCAGACTGCCGTTCGCTCCACCTCTGGCGACTCTCTGGTTCGTCGCCTCGGCCTTTTCGACCTCATACTGTTGGGCGTCGGCGCTTCCATCGGCGCCGGTGTCTTCGTCGTCACCGGAACCGTCGCTCGCGATGCTGGACCTG GAGTCACAATCAGCTTCTTGCTAGCTGGAGCATCGTGTGTGTTGAACGCTCTCTGTTATGCTGAACTTTCATCTCGTTTCCCTGCTGTTGTTGGTGGAGCTTACATGTACTCTTACTCAGCTTTCAATGAGATCACagcttttcttgttttcgtTCAACTCATGCTTGACTATCATATTGGCGCCGCTAGTATCTCCCGTAGCTTGGCCAGCTATGCTGTTGCTCTTCTTGAGCTTTTTCCAGCCCTCAAGGGCTCTATTCCTCTCTGGATGGGAAGCGGCAAAGAGCTCTTGGGAGGGCTTCtctctttgaatattttggcTCCCATTTTACTTGCTCTCTTGACCCTTGTTCTATGCCAAGGTGTGCGAGAATCTTCCGCTGTCAACTCCGTTATGACTGCTACTAAG GTCGTGATCGTTCTCGTTGTGATTTGTGCCGGTGCTTTTGAAATTGATGTAGCAAATTGGTCTCCTTTTGCGCCTAATGGTTTTAAAGCAGTTCTCACTGGAGCTACTGTTGTCTTCTTTTCATATGTTGGATTTGATGCAGTTGCTAATTCTGCTGAAGAATCGAAGAACCCTCAG CGCGATTTGCCAATCGGAATTATGGGGAGCCTTCTGGTTTGTATCTCGCTGTATATTGGCGTATGTTTGGTGCTCACCGGGATGGTCCCTTTTAGCCTCCTCAGCGAAGATGCTCCTTTAGCTGAAGCCTTTTCATCAAAGGGTATGAAGTTCGTCTCAATCTTAATCAGTATTGGTGCTGTTGCTGGACTCACAACTACTCTGCTTGTTGGTCTTTATGTTCAg TCCAGGTTATATCTGGGACTTGGAAGGGATGGTCTATTGCCTTCAATCTTTTCCAGAATACACCCAACTCTTCATACACCTCTTCATTCTCAAATCTGGTGCGGCATTGTAGCTGGCGTTTTAGCTGGCATATTTAATGTACATAGTCTTTCCCATATTCTGTCTGTTGGTACATTG ACTGGGTATTCAGTTGTTGCGGCTTGTGTTGTGGCATTGAGACTGAATGATAAAAAAGATAGAGAGTCGTCCAATAGATGGACATCAAGTTGGCAGGAAGGCGTCATTTGCCTTGTTATAATTGCATGCAGTGGTTTTGGTGCTGGCGTATTTTACCGTTTCAGTGCTTCAGTTATATTTATTCTCCTCTCAGTTGGTGTGGCAGTTGTTGCTTCAGCAGTTCTTCATTATCGCCAA
- a CDS encoding uncharacterized protein (unknown protein; Has 50 Blast hits to 45 proteins in 14 species: Archae - 5; Bacteria - 0; Metazoa - 4; Fungi - 0; Plants - 34; Viruses - 0; Other Eukaryotes - 7 (source: NCBI BLink).) → MEEVDCSLPVTKTTDSCPTEDAIRALLESLVDPLLPSKPTDDLPSTSIRESVAKQVHAVVLLYNYYHRKDNPHLECLSFESFRSLATVMKPALLQHLKEDGGVSGQTVLLEKVIVDACSLSMSLDASSDLFILNKCPIRRVAVLLVDSEKKSCYLQHSSITQGVWSLLEKPIEKEKAARENQKEEGVFQKVAFAVVKEATGVNHKDIVILERHLVCSLSEEKTAVRFYIMKCTSQDKFSGENPVEEVLSCMQGPLFEKSFSDWTMNSIVEYFHVLPYATLIEDWFSRRGDTEFVIEKEPEAVCDDIESNKVDATKESEVSDIFERREKAALKRRYEIKAKKVAALLSHPGARGKATTRLQNRYLKGSMSGAKEPNVHSETVVALKAKNVGNEMSPCKDNYSNGEKGGFEVASDPKELKERGLQRKKAVPDRLNSIHKLNSTPASAHNSNPNLEELQTSLLSKATSLSETALKVLLCKRDKLTRQQRNIEDEIAKCDKCIQNIKGDWELQLETVLECCNETYPRRNLQESLDKSACQSNKRLKLSETLPSTKSLCQRLDDICLMNNWVLPNYRVAPSDGGYEAEVRITGNHVACTIHGEEKSDAEEARESAAACLLTKLQHDTAANLS, encoded by the exons ATGGAGGAAGTAGATTGCAGTTTACCAGTCACGAAGACCACGGATTCTTGTCCGACAGAGGACGCCATTCGAGCTTTATTAGAAAGCTTAGTCGACCCTTTGCTTCCATCAAAACCAACTGATGATCTTCCTTCCACTTCTATCCGTGAATCTGTTGCCAAACAG GTTCATGCTGTTGTGTTGCTCTACAACTATTACCACAGAAAAGACAATCCTCATCTTGAATGTTTGTCTTTTGAGTCTTTCCGTAGCTTAGCTACTGTTATGAAGCCTGCTCTGCTCCAGCATTTGAAGGAAGATGGTGGTGTTTCAGGACAAACCGTATTGCTGGAGAAGGTTATTGTGGATGCATGTAGTTTATCCATGAGCTTAGATGCGTCTTCAGATCTTTTTATCTTGAACAAGTGTCCCATAAGGAGAGTTGCAGTTCTGTTGGTTGactcagagaagaagagttgctATCTTCAACACAGTTCCATCACACAAGGTGTCTGGTCTCTACTTGAGAAACCCATTGAAAAGGAGAAAGCCGCTAGGGAAAATCAGAAAGAAGAGGGCGTCTTTCAAAAAGTTGCATTTGCTGTTGTTAAGGAGGCCACAG GTGTTAATCACAAGGACATTGTGATCTTGGAGAGGCATTTGGTATGCTCCTTGAGTGAAGAGAAGACAGCAGTCCGCTTTTACATAATGAAGTGCACTTCACAAGACAAATTTTCTGGAGAAAATCCTGTCGAAGAAGTGCTTAGTTG TATGCAGGGTCCTTTATTTGAGAAGAGCTTTTCCGACTGGACTATGAATTCTATAGTGGAATACTTTCATGTTCTTCCATATGCCACTCTCATAGAAGATTGGTTTTCCAG GCGAGGAGATACCGAATTTGTGATAGAGAAAGAACCAGAAGCTGTATGTGATGATATCGAAAGCAACAAAGTAGATGCAACCAAGGAGTCGGAAGTTTCCGACATTTTTGAAAGACGAGAAAAAGCTGCTTTAAAAAGGAGATATGAAATTAAA GCCAAAAAAGTTGCCGCTCTACTGAGCCATCCTGGAGCTAGAGGAAAAGCTACGACGAGGTTGCAAAATCGGTACTTAAAAGGAAGTATGAGTGGTGCGAAGGAACCTAATGTTCACTCGGAGACAGTAGTTGCGTTGAAGGCTAAGAATGTAGGTAATGAAATGAGCCCTTGTAAGGATAACTATTCGAATGGAGAGAAAGGTGGTTTCGAG GTTGCGTCTGACCCAAAGGAACTTAAAGAAAGAGGTCTCCAGAGGAAGAAAGCTGTTCCTGACAGACTTAATAGCATTCATAAGCTTAATTCAACTCCTGCTTCTGCTCATAACTCTAATCCAAATCTTGAGGAGCTACAGACGTCTCTTCTTTCTAAAGCAACATCACTATCCGAAACTGCATTGAAAGTTCTTCTTTGCAAACGAGATAAACTG ACTCGTCAACAGAGGAACATAGAAGACGAGATTGCTAAATGTGATAAATGCATCCAGAACATCAAag GTGATTGGGAGCTGCAATTAGAAACAGTACTCGAGTGCTGTAACGAGACATACCCGAGGCGTAACCTTCAAGAATCTCTTGACAAGTCAGCATGCCAAAGCAACAAGAGGCTGAAGCTCAGTGAAACTCTTCCTTCTACTAAAAGTCTGTGTCAG AGACTCGATGATATCTGTCTCATGAATAACTGGGTACTACCAAACTATCGTGTGGCTCCATCAGATG GTGGATATGAAGCTGAAGTAAGAATCACGGGGAATCATGTCGCATGTACAATACATGGAGAGGAAAAGTCTGATGCTGAGGAAGCTAGGGAATCTGCGGCAGCTTGCTTGCTAACAAAGTTACAACACGACACAGCAGCCAACTTATCATGA
- a CDS encoding ARM repeat superfamily protein produces the protein MGVMSRRVLPACGNLCFFCPSLRARSRHPVKRYKKMLAEIFPRNQEAEPNDRKIGKLCEYASRNPLRIPKITEYLEQKCYKELRNGNIGSVKVVLCIYKKLLSSCKEQMPLFSCSLLSIVRTLLEQTKEEEVQILGCNTLVDFISLQTVNSHMFNLEGLIPKLCQLAQEMGDDERSLQLRSAGMQALAFMVSFIGEHSQLSMDLDMIISVILENYMDLEKGQEDTKEVDQISDTKIPNMTKKVSFKPNPVTDYKLENMDISKSPSYWSMVCLCNIAKLAKETTTVRRVLEPLLTAFDSGDYWSPQKGVASSVLLFLQSRLEESGENCHVLVSSLIKHLDHKNVIKQQGLQINMVNVATCLALHAKQQASGAMTAVIADLIKHLRKCLQNAAESDVSVDKTKQNSDLQHALENCIAELSNKVGDAGPILDMFAVVLETISTNVVLSRTTASAILRAAHIVSVVPNVSYHKKVFPDALFHQLLLAMSHADCTTRVEAHNIFSVVLLGTLRLPWSDQHKETSEAVSGSLSVDGICTVRNQEEEKEKVEKSLNSELCKDVNHISRPSVSGQTSQQLSCQSLDSLKDLDDGIKSLCSLRLSSHQVNMLLSSLWIQATSTDNTPENFEAMASTYQITLLFSLAKRSNHMALVQCFQLAFSLRNLSLNQDGGMQHSRRRSIFTFASYMLIFGAKISNILELVPIIKESLTAQMVDPYLVLEGDIRLRAVCSGFPQEETYGSDKDDSAALNSSVIVTDDRRLKEIVITHFTSKLQTLSEEEQLNLRKEIQSDFSLDDAHSLGGQLFTDTPGPSSPLNQTELPAFEEVELSDIAAFEGISPGASGSQSGHRTSLSTNTNPVDVLSVNELLESVSETARQVASLPVSSIPVPYDQMMNQCEALVTGKQQKMSVLRSFKPQATKAITSEDNEKDEQYLLKETEEAGEDDEKAIIVADVQPQGQLGFFSQEVPQNSFRLPPSSPYDKFLKAAGC, from the exons GCCTAATGATAGAAAAATCGGCAAGCTGTGTGAGTATGCGTCTAGGAATCCTTTACGAATTCCAAAG ATTACAGAGTACCTTGAGcaaaaatgttacaaagaaTTGCGAAATGGAAATATTGGTTCAGTGAAAGTCGTCTTATGCATTTATAAGAAACTGCTTTCATCATGTAAGGAGCAGAT GCCTCTTTTTTCGTGTAGTTTGCTAAGCATTGTCAGAACTCTTTTGGAGcaaacaaaagaggaagaagttcAGATCTTGGGTTGCAATACTCTTGTCGACTTTATAAGTTTACAG ACTGTGAATTCGCACATGTTCAACTTAGAAGGTCTAATCCCTAAACTTTGTCAACTTGCTCAAGAAATGGGTGATGATGAAAGATCACTCCAATTACGGTCAGCAGGAATGCAGGCTTTGGCATTCATG GTATCTTTCATTGGTGAGCATTCCCAACTATCAATGGACTTGGATATG ATTATTTCTGTGATTCTGGAGAATTATATGGATTTGGAGAAGGGCCAAGAAGATACCAAAGAAGTTGATCAAATTTCAGATACGAAGATTCCCAACATGACTAAAAAGGTTTCTTTCAAACCTAATCCGGTGACTGACTATAAGTTGGAAAACAT GGATATTTCGAAGAGCCCCTCATACTGGTCTATGGTTTGCCTTTGCAATATAGCCAAATTAGCAAAGGAAACTACCACTGTTCGTCGGGTTTTGGAACCGCTTCTGACTGCTTTTGACAGTGGAGATTACTGGTCTCCTCAGAAGGGCGTTGCCTCttctgttttattgtttctgcagTCTCGTCTGGAAGAATCAG GAGAAAATTGTCATGTGTTGGTATCTTCTTTGATCAAGCACTTGGATCATAAGAATGTAATAAAGCAACAAGGTCTTCAAATTAACATGGTCAATGTAGCCACATGCCTTGCACTACATGCAAAGCAGCAGGCTTCAGGCGCGATGACTGCTGTAATAGCTGACTTGATTAAGCACTTGCGAAAATGCCTGCAAAATGCAGCTGAATCAGATGTGTCTGTTGATAAAACAAAGCAGAACTCGGACCTCCAGCATGCATTAGAAAATTGCATAGCAGAGCTCTCAAATAAG GTTGGGGATGCAGGGCCCATTCTTGATATGTTCGCAGTGGTTCTTGAGACAATTTCCACTAATGTAGTCCTTTCTAGGACCACAGCATCAGCCATTCTCCGAGCTGCACATATAGTATCGGTGGTCCCAAATGTTTCTTACCACAAGAAA GTATTTCCGGATGCCTTGTTTCACCAACTGCTCCTTGCGATGTCCCATGCAGATTGTACGACTAGAGTCGAGGCACACAATATTTTTTCCGTCGTGCTTCTTGGAACTCTTCGTTTGCCTTGGTCAGATCAACATAAGGAAACCTCAGAAGCTGTTTCTGGGTCATTGTCAGTTGATGGAATTTGTACAGTAAGGAACcaggaggaagagaaagaaaaagttgagAAATCCTTAAACAGTGAACTGTGTAAAGATGTAAACCACATATCTCGTCCAAGTGTATCAGGACAGACCAGTCAACAGCTTAGCTGTCAGTCCTTGGATAGCTTAAAGGATTTAGATGATGGTATAAAG TCGTTATGTTCACTCCGACTGAGTAGTCACCAAGTGAATATGCTTCTTTCATCCCTATGGATCCAAGCAACTTCTACCGACAATACCCCTGAAAATTTTGAGGCCATGGCCAGCACATATCAAATCACTTTACTGTTTTCACTAGCAAAG AGATCAAATCACATGGCTCTGGTGCAGTGTTTTCAGCTGGCATTCTCTCTTCGAAATCTCTCATTGAATCAAGATG GAGGTATGCAGCACTCTCGTAGAAGATCTATCTTCACTTTTGCATCATATATGCTCATTTTCGGTGCCAAGATTTCCAATATTCTGGAGCTAGTTCCAATTATCAAAGAATCTTTAACTGCCCAAATG GTTGATCCTTATCTTGTGCTGGAAGGAGATATCAGACTGCGTGCTGTATGTTCTGGATTTCCACAGGAAGAAACGTATGGATCTGACAAAGATGATAGTGCTGCTCTCAATTCTTCAGTGATTGTCACAGATGATAGACGCCTGAAGGAAATCGTGATAACTCATTTTACATCGAAATTGCAGACATTATCTGAG GAGGAGCAATTAAATTTGAGAAAGGAAATTCAGTCAGATTTTTCCCTAGATGATGCACATTCGCTTGGTGGACAATTATTCACGGATACACCAGGACCTAGTTCTCCTCTTAATCAAACAGAACTTCCAGCTTTTGAAGAG GTTGAGCTTTCAGACATAGCGGCATTTGAAGGAATATCCCCAGGGGCCAGTGGGAGTCAGTCTGGCCACAGAACATCATTGTCCACAAACACTAACCCAGTAGATGTTCTGAGTGTCAATGAGTTGTTAGAATCG GTATCAGAAACTGCTCGGCAAGTTGCAAGTCTCCCTGTTTCCTCCATTCCTGTACCTTATGACCAAATGATGAACCAGTGTGAAGCTCTTGTGACGGGTAAGCAGCAAAAGATGTCTGTGCTTCGAAGTTTCAAACCCCAAGCAACCAAAGCTATAACCTCAGAAGACAATGAAAAGGACGAACAATATCTTCTCAAGGAG ACAGAAGAAGCtggtgaagatgatgagaaggCAATAATTGTGGCTGATGTTCAACCTCAAGGCCAGCTTGGATTCTTCTCACAAGAAGTTCCACAAAATTCATTTCGGTTACCGCCTTCGAGCCCCTACGATAAATTCTTGAAAGCAGCCGGGTGTTAA